The following proteins are co-located in the Triticum aestivum cultivar Chinese Spring chromosome 1A, IWGSC CS RefSeq v2.1, whole genome shotgun sequence genome:
- the LOC123148420 gene encoding disease resistance protein RGA5-like, which yields MNLATGAMGSLLPKLLELLKEEYKLKKKVREGVESLEKEMKSMYTALRKVGEVPRDQLDEQVKFWADEVRELSFNMEDVVDKFLVRVEDGSEPAANSNKIKRLTKKMAGLFIKGKTHHEIANAIKDINKQVQEVASRRVRYNVDNLVAMPAAVAPIDPRLRALYTEVTELVGIAGKRDQELMKLLSEGDNESKKKLKTVSVVGFGGLGKTTLVKTVYDKIKGEFDCRAFVSVGRNASAKKILMDILLALDMYESHFTILGETQLIDKLRERLENKRYLIVIDDIWDEKLWTIINWAFSKNNNFGSRLITTTRIVNVSKFCCSSTNDSVYQMEPLSDDDSKRLFYKRIFSQESGCPRELEEVSTCILKKCGGVPLAIITIASLLASDQHPKPEDEWHVLLESIGRGLTKDHGVEEMMRILSISYYDLPSYLRTCLLYLSMFPEDREIMKDQLIWMWIAESFVQCEKAKTSLFEIGETYFNELVNRSLIQPVYNYRGFVYACRVHDSVLDLICSLSREESFVTILNGTDDGISSQRNVRKLSLQNTIKEHQTMPLISKSILQVRSIATFKSAIGLLPPLSSFVVLRVLDLTGCNVGDHSHLNLQDLGTLFHLRYLGLADIGISEVPEVGKLQFLQVLDLSGNYDIRELPSSVTRLRRLMCLLTEPLWNLPDGLGKLTSMEVLGEICGDSLCTVKALGNMKALRKLQIKFNDLSMELEEAFVESLEELSNIQSLEIDASGASMDLLGERWVPPRSLREFIADRHGIFSMLPAWIRRNPAHLSQLHELHIWVEEVRQKDLGFLGKLSALHSLTLRTTRQRQLFFGADGFRCLTTIVLVCRSPGRIMFRPGALPRAETVKFEIRLRVAKEEAASSGGDWLDLGMEYLVSLRKVHVRFYTSGVMVGEVKQARASLENTLHAHPNRPVFGVFFIPDIVHGTSDDDTFV from the exons ATGAATCTGGCGACGGGCGCCATGGGCTCCCTGCTCCCCAAGCTGCTCGAGCTCCTCAAGGAGGAGTACAAGCTGAAGAAGAAGGTCAGGGAAGGCGTCGAGTCTCTCGAGAAAGAGATGAAGAGCATGTACACTGCCCTCCGCAAGGTGGGCGAGGTGCCACGGGACCAACTCGACGAGCAGGTCAAGTTCTGGGCGGACGAGGTAAGGGAGCTCTCCTTCAACATGGAGGAtgttgttgacaagtttctggtgCGTGTCGAAGACGGCTCTGAGCCTGCCGCTAACTCGAACAAGATTAAACGGCTCACCAAGAAGATGGCCGGCTTGTTCATCAAGGGGAAGACTCACCATGAGATCGCGAACGCGATCAAGGACATCAATAAGCAAGTCCAAGAGGTTGCTAGCAGGCGTGTGCGGTACAATGTCGACAATCTTGTTGCTATGCCTGCAGCGGTGGCTCCCATCGATCCTCGCCTTCGGGCTCTGTACACCGAAGTGACAGAGCTTGTTGGCATTGCTGGGAAAAGGGATCAAGAGCTAATGAAGTTGCTTTCAGAAGGAGACAATGAGTCCAAGAAAAAATTGAAGACTGTCTCTGTTGTCGGATTTGGAGGATTAGGCAAGACCACTCTTGTCAAAACGGTTTATGACAAGATTAAAGGAGAATTTGATTGCCGAGCTTTTGTTTCTGTTGGTCGAAATGCTAGTGCAAAAAAGATTTTGATGGATATCCTTCTTGCTCTTGACATGTACGAAAGCCATTTCACCATATTGGGCGAAACGCAACTCATCGACAAACTCCGGGAACGTCTCGAGAACAAGAG GTACCTCATTGTAATTGATGATATATGGGATGAGAAATTGTGGACAATTATCAACTGGGCCTTCTctaaaaacaacaattttggcAGTCGACTAATCACGACAACTCGTATAGTCAATGTATCTAAATTCTGCTGCTCATCTACTAATGATTCAGTCTATCAAATGGAACCTCTTAGTGATGATGATTCCAAAAGGTTGTTCTATAAAAGGATATTTTCTCAAGAGAGTGGGTGTCCTCGTGAATTAGAAGAAGTGTCCACATGCATATTGAAGAAATGTGGTGGAGTGCCATTAGCCATAATTACTATAGCTAGTCTTTTGGCTAGTGATCAGCATCCAAAACCAGAGGATGAGTGGCATGTTTTGCTAGAGTCTATTGGCCGTGGACTTACCAAAGACCACGGTGTAGAGGAGATGATGAGGATACTATCAATTAGCTATTATGACTTGCCTTCTTATCTGAGAACATGTTTATTATATCTAAGCATGTTTCCAGAAGATCGCGAGATTATGAAAGATCAATTGATATGGATGTGGATTGCCGAAAGTTTTGTCCAATGTGAAAAAGCAAAAACTAGTCTCTTTGAGATCGGGGAGACTTACTTCAATGAGTTGGTGAACAGAAGCTTGATCCAGCCGGTATACAATTATCGCGGCTTTGTATATGCTTGTCGTGTGCACGATAGTGTGCTTGATCTAATTTGTTCATTATCAAGAGAAGAGAGTTTTGTTACCATATTGAATGGTACCGATGATGGCATTTCTTCTCAGAGAAATGTGCGCAAGTTGTCCCTCCAAAATACAATCAAAGAACATCAAACAATGCCTCTTATTTCTAAGAGTATATTACAAGTGAGGTCCATTGCCACATTTAAATCTGCTATTGGTCTATTGCCGCCTTTGTCGAGCTTCGTTGTTTTACGTGTACTGGATTTGACTGGATGCAATGTTGGTGATCATAGCCATCTAAACCTTCAGGACTTGGGGACTTTATTTCACTTGAGGTACCTAGGTCTAGCCGATATAGGAATTTCTGAGGTCCCAGAAGTTGGAAAGTTGCAGTTTTTACAGGTGCTGGATTTGAGTGGAAATTATGATATAAGAGAACTTCCGTCGAGTGTTACCAGACTGAGAAGATTGATGTGCCTACTAACTGAGCCTCTCTGGAATCTTCCAGATGGACTGGGAAAGCTGACATCAATGGAAGTGCTGGGTGAAATCTGTGGTGACTCTTTATGCACTGTGAAAGCATTGGGCAACATGAAAGCATTAAGGAAGCTCCAAATTAAATTTAATGATCTGAGCATGGAGCTAGAGGAAGCTTTTGTGGAGTCACTAGAAGAACTTTCCAACATCCAAAGTCTAGAAATTGATGCCAGCGGCGCTTCCATGGATCTCCTGGGGGAACGCTGGGTGCCACCTAGAAGTCTGCGGGAATTTATCGCAGACAGACATGGCATATTCTCCATGCTGCCAGCGTGGATAAGGAGGAATCCCGCCCATCTGTCGCAACTACACGAGTTGCACATATGGGTGGAGGAAGTGCGGCAGAAGGATCTTGGGTTCCTTGGCAAGTTATCGGCTCTTCATAGTCTCACATTGCGGACCACCCGCCAAAGGCAGCTATTCTTCGGTGCTGATGGGTTTCGTTGTCTGACAACAATCGTGTTGGTTTGCCGATCGCCGGGCCGAATCATGTTCCGGCCGGGAGCTTTGCCCAGGGCTGAAACTGTCAAGTTTGAAATCCGTTTGCGGGTCGCAAAAGAGGAAGCAGCTAGCAGCGGTGGCGATTGGTTGGATCTGGGCATGGAATACCTGGTGTCCCTTCGGAAGGTTCATGTCCGGTTCTACACCTCCGGGGTGATGGTCGGCGAGGTCAAGCAAGCCCGGGCTTCGCTGGAGAACACACTCCATGCCCATCCTAACCGCCCCGTCTTTGGCGTCTTCTTCATCCCGGACATAGTACACG GCACAAGTGATGATGACACCTTCGTATAG
- the LOC123056860 gene encoding probable beta-1,3-galactosyltransferase 8, whose protein sequence is MMALSERQPQSEKKAPRARPMSGKAVFVLCATSFFVGLLLSGRMTVLTPPASGSHGGSRIALFSDDDCEHMRKLEEESNPNDVMNEVTRTHQAIRSLDKSVSSLEMELAVERAKRNGGLGAAVPSKGLPKVFVVVGINTAFSSKKRRDSLRDTWVPRGDKLRQLEKEKGVVVRFVIGHSATPGGALDRAIDVEEAETRDFMRLDHVEGYHELSSKTRIYFAAAVATWDAAFYVKVDDDVHVNLGMLTNRLARYRTTPRVYVGCMKSGPVLSQKGVKYHEPESWKFGDEGNKYFRHATGQIYAISRDLASYISINQPILHRFANEDVSLGAWLIGLEVEHVDDRSLCCATPPDCEWKKQAGNVCAASFDWSCSGICKSVDRMRAIHSACGEGDGAVSNFAAA, encoded by the exons ATGATG GCGCTGAGCGAGAGGCAGCCCCAGTCGGAGAAGAAGGCCCCCCGGGCGAGGCCCATGTCGGGAAAGGCCGTCTTCGTGCTCTGCGCCACCAGCTTCTTCGTGGGGCTGCTGCTCAGCGGCCGGATGACGGTGCTGACGCCGCCGGCGTCGGGCAGCCACGGCGGCTCCAGGATCGCCCTCTTCTCCGACGACGACTGCGAGCACATGCGT aAGCTGGAAGAAGAGAGCAACCCGAACGATGTCATGAACGAGGTGACACGAACCCACCAAGCCATTCG GTCTCTTGACAAGTCGGTGTCGTCGCTGGAGATGGAGCTGGCGGTGGAGCGCGCCAAGAGGAACGGCGGCCTGGGCGCGGCGGTGCCGTCCAAGGGCCTCCCGAAGGTGTTCGTGGTGGTGGGCATCAACACGGCCTTCAGCAGCAAGAAGCGGCGCGACTCGCTCCGCGACACCTGGGTGCCCCGGGGCGACAAGCTCCGGCagctggagaaggagaagggggtggTGGTGCGGTTCGTGATCGGGCACAGCGCCACGCCCGGCGGCGCGCTGGACCGGGCCATCGACGTGGAGGAGGCGGAGACGAGGGACTTCATGCGGCTGGACCACGTGGAGGGCTACCACGAGCTCTCCTCCAAGACCAGGATCtacttcgccgccgccgtcgccacctggGACGCCGCCTTCTACGTCAAGGTCGACGACGACGTGCACGTCAACCTAG GGATGCTGACGAACAGGCTCGCCAGGTACCGGACGACGCCGAGGGTGTACGTGGGGTGCATGAAGTCCGGCCCGGTGCTGTCGCAGAA GGGCGTCAAGTACCACGAGCCGGAGTCGTGGAAGTTCGGGGACGAGGGGAACAAGTACTTCCGCCACGCCACGGGGCAGATCTACGCCATCTCCAGGGACCTCGCCTCCTACATCTCTATCAACCA GCCGATACTGCACCGGTTCGCGAACGAGGACGTGTCGCTGGGCGCGTGGCTCATCGGGCTCGAGGTGGAGCACGTCGACGACCGGAGTCTCTGCTGCGCCACGCCGCCAG ACTGCGAGTGGAAGAAGCAGGCCGGGAACGTGTGCGCGGCGTCCTTCGACTGGTCCTGCAGCGGCATCTGCAAGTCCGTCGACAGGATGAGGGCCATCCACAGCGCCTGCGGCGAGGGCGACGGAGCCGTCTCCAACTTCGCCGCCGCCTGA